One genomic segment of Jaculus jaculus isolate mJacJac1 chromosome 2, mJacJac1.mat.Y.cur, whole genome shotgun sequence includes these proteins:
- the LOC105943878 gene encoding N-lysine methyltransferase KMT5A-like: MGLAGLQKNVFAGQSKTCSYMSPNKCSGMRTPLYEENSVVQHQVKCQGKPLAGIYRKREEKRNAGNAIRNTMKSEEQKIKDARRGPLAPFPNQKSEAAEPSKTPPPSFDSTNAIVTTQALKKPLKGKQGPRKKKKKKKTPGKTQQNHKFTDFYPVRRSSKKSQAELQSEEQKRIDELIESGKEEGMKIDIIDGKGRGVIATKQFCRGGFVGEYRGHLIEITDAQKREALYAQDPSTGCYMYYFQYLSKTYCVDATRETNRLGRLINHSKCGNCQTKLHDVDGVPHVFLIAWRDIAAGEDRGDRSKASTEADPRLKH, from the coding sequence ATGGGCCTGGCTGGGCTGCAGAAGAATGTGTTTGCTGGGCAATCAAAGACCTGTTCCTATATGAGCCCTAACAAGTGCTCTGGCATGCGTACTCCCCTTTACGAAGAGAACTCAGTTGTACAGCACCAAGTCAAATGCCAAGGGAAACCATTAGCTGGGATCTACAGGAAacgagaagagaaaagaaatgctggGAACGCCATAAGAAACACCATGAAGTCTGAGGAACAGAAGATCAAAGATGCCAGGAGAGGTCCCCTGGCACCTTTTCCAAACCAAAAATCTGAAGCAGCAGAACCTTCAAAAACTCCACCCCCATCATTTGATTCTACCAATGCAATTGTCACCACGCAAGCTCTGAAAAAGCCCCTCAAGGGCAAGCAGGGcccccggaaaaaaaaaaaaaaaaaaaaaactccaggaaAAACGCAGCAGAATCACAAATTCACAGATTTCTACCCGGTCCGAAGGAGTTCCAAGAAGAGCCAAGCTGAGCTGCAGTCTGAAGAACAGAAAAGAATAGACGAGCTGATCGAGAGTGGGAAGGAAGAAGGCATGAAGATTGACATCATTGATGGCAAAGGCAGGGGTGTGATTGCCACTAAGCAGTTCTGCAGGGGCGGTTTTGTGGGGGAATACCGCGGGCACCTCATCGAGATCACTGATGCCCAGAAGCGGGAGGCTCTGTATGCACAAGACCCCTCCACGGGCTGCTACATGTACTATTTTCAGTATCTGAGCAAAACATACTGTGTGGATGCCACTCGAGAGACAAATCGCCTAGGGAGACTGATCAACCACAGCAAATGCGGGAACTGCCAAACTAAACTGCATGACGTCGATGGCGTGCCTCACGTCTTCCTCATCGCCTGGCGTGACATCGCAGCGGGAGAGGACCGTGGCGACCGCAGCAAGGCCTCCACTGAAGCCGACCCGCGGCTGAAGCATTAG